In the genome of Doryrhamphus excisus isolate RoL2022-K1 chromosome 11, RoL_Dexc_1.0, whole genome shotgun sequence, one region contains:
- the serpinf1 gene encoding pigment epithelium-derived factor, giving the protein MKLTSPLLVLGLVVLGLVQAQMEDEEPVAEEEHVELFTTPTTKMAAATSDFGYNLFRALANREASTNIFLAPISVSAVLTQLSMGGSEQAQRQLYRALRYHTLQDPQLHNTLRDLLTSVKAAGKGLSSAARIYLARRLRLKQDFFTLVEQQYGVRPKALQGGSRDTKDINDWVAQETGSTVQRFLTKPLPRNPGINTVSAASFKGKWATAFRQTETLNFQQEGKAPVRVPMMQQDNYPIKMGVDPDLSCTIAQILMQNDVSMFVFLPNDVTFNLTSLEDTLTAEFVQDLSMTLHPAHVSLTLPALKLSFSTDLLPLLTDLGLSDWLANTDLEKISAQPAKLVTVNHKVVMETAIEGNQPPPAPSTTSHLTYRVDRPFVFLIRDEVSGALLFIGRVINPKTLTV; this is encoded by the exons atgAAGCTGACGAGCCCCCTGCTGGTTTTGGGCCTGGTGGTCTTGGGTCTGGTTCAG GCACAGATGGAGGATGAGGAGCCGGTGGCGGAGGAAGAACACGTGGAGCTCTTCACCACACCCACCACCAAGATGGCCGCAGCCACCTCTGACTTTGGCTATAACCTTTTTCGTGCGCTGGCAAATCGCGAGGCGTCGACCAACATCTTCCTAGCTCCCATCAGTGTGTCAGCGGTTCTGACCCAACTGTCCATGG GTGGTTCCGAGCAAGCCCAGAGGCAATTGTATCGGGCCCTGAGGTACCACACCCTGCAGGACCCTCAGCTCCACAACACCCTCAGAGACCTCCTGACCTCCGTCAAGGCAGCCGGCAAAGGCCTCAGCAGCGCCGCTCGCATCTACCTGGCCAGAC GCCTGCGTCTCAAGCAGGACTTCTTCACGCTAGTGGAGCAGCAGTACGGCGTGAGACCCAAAGCTCTGCAGGGCGGATCACGAGACACCAAAGACATCAATGACTGGGTCGCCCAGGAGACGGGCAGCACTGTACAGCGCTTCTTGACTAAGCCCCTCCCCCGAAACCCTGGCATCAACACCGTGAGCGCTGCATCCTTCAAAG GGAAGTGGGCGACGGCGTTCCGTCAGACGGAAACGTTGAACTTCCAGCAGGAGGGCAAAGCACCCGTTCGTGTTCCCATGATGCAACAGGACAACTACCCCATCAAGATGGGCGTGGACCCGGATTTGAGCTGCACG ATTGCTCAGATCCTCATGCAAAACGACGTCAGCATGTTCGTCTTCCTGCCCAACGACGTCACCTTCAACTTGACCTCGCTGGAGGACACTCTGACGGCCGAGTTTGTGCAAGACCTGTCCATGACGTTACATCCTGCCCACGTGTCCCTGACGCTGCCCGCTCTCAAGCTCAGCTTCTCAACCGATCTTCTGCCGTTGCTCACAGACCTGG ggctctctgattggctggccaacacgGACCTGGAGAAGATCTCAGCGCAGCCTGCCAAGCTCGTCACTGTCAATCACAAGGTCGTCATGGAGACAGCCATTGAGGGTAACCAACCGCCCCCCGCGCCATCCACCACCAGTCACCTGACCTACCGCGTGGACCGACCCTTCGTCTTCCTCATCCGCGATGAAGTTTCGGGGGCGCTGCTCTTCATCGGCAGGGTCATCAATCCCAAAACCCTCACTGTGTAA